The DNA region CACCACTTTTTTCACAGGGGTGTAGGCCGACTCCCTGAACTTCGGGGAGAAGTCCCGTATCCTGCCATTGACCATGAGAACCGATTCAGCGGCTCCTTCCTCGACGAAGCCGATCTCTTTCATGGCGACCCCCGCGGACCCGACGACCTGCTTGATCTCCGCCGCGTTCTCCGGCGGCGCGACAACCAGGAGGGAGTCGAGGGAGACGCCCAGGTAATCGATCTCGAGGGCATCGAGCATGGCAAGGACGTTTGGCCGGACAAGGCTGCGGAGTTCGTCCTCGACGACGACGATCCGGCAGCCGGCGGTCTCGGCCATCTCGTAGGCGTCGCCCCGGAGCCCGCCGTTCGTGACGTCGGTCATGGCATGGACACCGGCGAGGGCGTCGCTTCCAATCAGAGCCTCGCATGCCCTGAGGAAGTGGAGGTTGATCGTCTCCTCGACGACCTCCGGGAAACCGGAGTAGATAGCGGCGGTGGCGATCGTCCCGCCGCCGGCGCCCTCGGTCATCAGGAGGACGTCGCCGGGGGCGATCTCCTCGCGGGCGGTGAGGTGGCTGGTGACACCGACGGCGCCGACGCAACCGGTCATCCGGGAACCAAGGACCATGTCCCCGCCGATACGCAAGGTTGAACCGGTGACCAGGGGGACGCCCATCGCCTCGCCTACAGCGGTGACGCCGGCGGTGTAGTCGAATACCTTGGCCACATCGCCGTCATCGGCGACGTGGATGTCGGAGAGGAGGGCGACGGGTTTTGCGCCCATGACATAGACGTCACGCAGCGTCGCCCGGGTGACGTGGAAACCGGCAAGGAATGGGAAGTCTGAGAGCCGGGAGTGCATCCCGTCGACGGTGACGACGATGTAATCGCCGCCGGCGCTCACCGCCCCGGCATCGTCCATCTCCTCGACCCCGACGGCGACATCGGGTCGGCCGATGATCCGTGCAATCTGCCGGTGGGCGAAGAAGTCCCCGGCTCCGCGTGAACCGACACCGAACTCGCCCATCGTCGACCCGGAGGGCTCGAATGTGAAGAGGTCGCCGGAGAGCCCGGTCGAGTTCCGGACCTCTGTGACGACCGCCCTGGCGAACGCTTCGGTGTATTCGGGGGTGACGCGGTTTCGCTTGATCGATATGACCTCCCGGGAGAGGAGGCGCACGATCTCGTCATCAGGGATGCCGTCGGCGAGGTGCCGGCGGGCGATCTCTTCTGCATCCATTGCAGATCTGGTCGGTTCGGATACGAGATAAATGAGATGGCGGGCAAAGATTCAAGCGTGTACCGGGCGACAACAGAGGTATGACGGCTGGAAGGATGGTCGCCGCCTGCACCATCGCCGGCTCCGACTCTGGGGGCGGGGCGGGTATCCAGGCGGACTTGAAGACGTTTGTGGAACTCGGGGTCTTCGGGCTGACGGTCGTCACGGCCGTGACCGCCCAGAACACGAGAGAGGTGCGGGCGGCCTGGCCGCTCCCGCCGGAGGCTGTTCGAACGCAGATTGAGACGGTCGCTGAGGGGTTTGCAATCGGCGCCTGGAAGACCGGGATGCTCGGGAACGCCGCAACCGTCCGGGCGGTCGCGGAGAGCCTGCCGGAGGGGGCAATCTCTGTGATAGACCCGGTGATGGTCTCGACATCGGGTCACAGGCTGCTCGAGGAGGATGCTATCAGCGACCTGGTGGAGGTCCTGATGCCGCGTGCAAGCGTCGTCACGCCGAACATCCCGGAGGCGGAGGTTCTTGCCGGGATGCGGATCGAGGGGGTGGAGGGTATGGCCGCGGCAGGCTGGCGGATCCTGGATCTCGGCGCCGGGGCGGTGGTGGTGAAGGGGGGGCACCTTCCCGGCGGTGAGGCGGTCGATATACTGGTCGAGCGTGAGGGGGAGATGAAAGTCTCGGGTGAGCGCTACCACTACGCGGTGCACGGCTCGGGGTGCTGTTTCTCCGCGGCGCTGACGGCATGCCTGGCGAGGGGGATGGCTCTGCGGGAGAGTTTCTGCGCAGCACGGGAGTTCATAGATACGGCAATCCGGGAGGCGGTGGGTGACGCCGGTGAGGTCAGGGTGGTCAATCCCGGTGGGAGGTTTATCTACCGTCGATGAAAATCTTTTCCCAGATTTTCGCTGAAACAGAGAATCGTTTCCATAATACCCACGGAAAACCGGTCTCTTCCCGGCGGGGAGAATCGGTGGGAAAACCGCTTTGGTCTTGATAATTCATCAAAAATGCGATATAAATCCTTCAACCCATCCAGACAAAACACAATTTTAATATTCAAAAACATTCAACCAGTCTACAATGGATGAGATCGACGATGCGATTCTTCGCGAGCTCCAGAAAGACGGGAGGAAGTCCATGGCAGAACTTGGCTCAATGCTTGGAATCGCACCGTCGACGGTCTTTAAAAGGATCGAGAAACTTAAGAAAGCCGGCATCATCGAGCGGTTCACGATAGTCATCAACCAGAAATGCTTTGAGAATACACTGATAGTCTTTCTAAACATCAGGGTCCAGCCGGAAGCGAAGTCGGACGTTGAGGAGTTCATGCGGGATATCCCGGCCGTCCTTGACCTCTACGAGGTGCTTGAGCCCGGCGACTTCTTCGCCAGGGTGCGGGTGCAGAACATATCCGAGTTAAAGAGGGATATCCTGGTCCCGCTCTCCAGCCATCCGGGGGTGCGGGATATCCAGACTATAATCTCGGTGAGAAGGATAAAGGAGCAGACATGAACATATTGCAGGTTGAGATGATTCAGCAGATCTTCGCGATCGTGACACTCCTTCTTGGAGTGCTGCTTATAGGCATCATCTACAACGCATACAGGATCGTGAAGCAGCCTACCCTGCTGCTCTTCATCTACGGGCTTTTTACGCTGGTGGTGGGGATCACCTTCGCCGATCTTGTGAGCATATTTACGCTTGACGAGTTCATCCTTGCCTGGTCGATGGTCTTTTCCCACGTGGTTGTGATCATCGGTCTCTGCGTGATGGCGTACGGCATACTGAGAGGGTAAGATGCGGACCGGTACATCGTTTGCCCGGGACTGGCAGCTTATCAAGGTAGCGCGGTCGCTGAGGGAACGCAACGTTACCGGGTCACTGCTGCGGCGGCTGCTGAAGGACGCCCCTCCCGGGCTTATGGAGCGGGTCGCCGCCATCGCGGAGAGGCTGGGTGAGGAGGACGGGACGGCGCTTCTCTCTCACGCCGAGGAGCGGTTCGATCCGCCGACCCTGATGGAGGGGCTCCTCCTCACCTGGGGCGTACCCTCTGAGTCGACGGAGACCGCGGAGGGGGGCGTTCTCCTCACCATCGACTGTACGGCGGCGGCGGTGAGGGATACCTTTGCGGACGCACGGGTTGCCGGGCCGTACCTGGCCGGGTATGCGAGGGCGCTCCAGCCCGACGCGGTATTCGAGCGCGGGGGCCACGGGAGGGTGACGATCCGGTTCCCGCCGCGGGAGAGGTGAGGAGGTTTATATCGAGAGACCGGCTCTTCGAGACGGCTGGAGTTTTTTTGCATAATCCGGGTCGAAGGCGGCCCGGAGGGTATGACCGGCTGAAATAGGAGTCCTGACGAAATCCAGACCGGCGGCGCGCCTTTCGGGGTGGGCGTGAGGATCGGCCGGGGTTTCACCGGCAGAGAACATTCCAGAGGTGGGGGTCCATCCAGCGAGAGAGGTTTTTCGGCTGACACAGGAGACAGGGTTTTCAGTGACACTGGAAACAGGGGAGGGGGATGTTCCACCCCCCGCCACCGGCGAGCCCCACACCCGCGGGGGCGATATCCCATCGATGCACTGCCGGGGATCTGGCAGTCTCTTCGCGGTCTCACCTGACACCCCCCCAAAGATCCTGCCTCCACTCCCCGGACACGGTATCCGGGCCAATCCGCCAATCAACTGCCCGCCCCCTCAGAAGGGGGCGGGAGGAGGCACGGAACGCGCCGGGAGGTGGTGGTGTTCCAGCGAAAACCGTTCAACGGGAGACGCATGAGACAGGGGAGGGGGATGTTCCACCCCCGCCCCCACGGGGCGATATCCCATGGATGCACTGCCGGGGAAGAGCATCTCCACGGCTTGATGTGAACACCCTGCCGAAATCCTGTCTCGTCCCCTGGCACGGCCACCGGGCCAATCCGCCAATCAACTGCCCGCCCCCTTGTAGGGGGCGGGAGGAGGCGCGGAACGCGCCGGGCGGTGGGGGTGTTCCAGCGAAAACCGTTCAACGGGAGACGCATGAGACAGGGGAGGGGGATGTTCCACCCCCTCCCCGTCAGCCCCACCCCCGCGGGGTGATATCCCATCGATGCACTGCCGGGGAAGAGCATCTCCACGGCTTGATGTGAACACCCTGCCGAAATCCTATCTCGTCCCCTGGCACGGTCTCCGGGCCAATCGCCAGACACTGCCCGCCCCCTCGGAAGGGGGCGGGAGGAGGCCGCGGAGCGCCGGGAGGTGGGGGTGTTCCAGCGAAAACCGTTCAACGGCTAAGACAGGAGACAGGGGAGGGGGATGTTCCACCCCCGCCACCGGTGAGCCCCACCCCCGCGGGGCGATATCCCATCGATGCACTGCCGGGGATCTGGCAGTCTCTTCGCGGTCTCACCTGACACCCCCCCCAAAGATCCTGCCTCTACTCCCCGTGCACTCTATCCGGGCCAATCGCCAGACACTGCCCGCCCCCTCGGAAGGGGGCGGGAGGAGGCCGCGGAGCGCCGGGAGGTGGGGGTGTTCCAGCGAAAACCGTTCAACGGGAGACGCATGAGACAGGGAGGGGGATGTTCCACCCCCGCCCCGGCGAGCCCCACCCCCGCGGGGCGATTCCCCATAGATACAGTCTCCGGGGATCTGGCAGTCTCTTCGCGGTCTCACCTGACACCCCCCCAAAGATCCCGCCTCAGCCCAGGACACGGTATCCGGGCCAATCGCCAGACACTCGCCCGCCCCATGGGAAAGACGTCTTTGGTGAAACAGAGTAGACGGGGCGGGCATCAACCCGCCCTTCAGCCTTCGATCCCGCACACGTCCTGCCCGCGCACCCACCCCATCATCTGCCAGGCAGGTGACCCTGGCCTCACCGCAGGGTAAGGGATCCCGCTGCTGGAGTGGGGTGGGGTGCGGGCGTTTAACTGCCATGGATTGTTGATCCCTGGCATTTAACCGGCGGGAGGCGCTGCGGTCGCGCGGTTGTTACGGAAAAACCTGCGGGATGGATTTGCACCCCGCCGCCGGGAGCGGGTTTTCCCGGTCGCATATTCCGGTCACCAGACCACCCATGCCGGAAAGATTTTTCCACACAACCCCGGAATTCCGGAACAAATTTTTCGTGAAAGAATCACTGCGACATCGTTATATATCTTCAAAAATTAGTTTCTCTACTGACTCCATGCCCGCGACGGTGGCGTGGGGTCACGGAGGTTGTATGATGAAATTCAGAGAGAATGAAGATGCGGTATCGCCGGTCATAGGCGTTATCCTTATGGTCGCCATCACGGTGATCCTGGCCGCGGTGATAGCGGCGTTCGTATTCGGGATGGCGGGAAACATCCAGACCACAAAGAATGTTGCGGCTACGGCAACCCAGCAGGGTAATGATATCATCGTCACGTACCAGGGCGGTGCTGATTCGAACAGTGTTGCCTATCTCAGAATAGATGTATCTCGCAATGCACCAATGTATTACTATTGGAGGGGCGAAACAGGGGGCACATTGACATCTACAGCCGGTGTTCCCGACGAGTCTGAATGGGTTGCTGGCAAGATTCCGGTAGGATCATACTGGACATTTACCGGCACAGCCGAGAGAGACCACGTAGTCGTTGCGGCACACTTTTCGGATGGATCAGATCAGGTTGTACTGGACACATTCGTATAACCTTTTTTTTATGGATACCCACTATAAGATCGGCCTTACCCTGTTTACCTTGGTTTTTCTCGTTTCATTATCCATCGGCTACCCCGCCCTCTACCTCACCGACGAATGGATCACCGCGAACCAGTTAAACCACCTCGTCACCGGCGGCGACCCCCTCTTCGGCTACACCCCCTACGGTGACGGCGGCTACGCCGCGTCGCACCACAACACCCTCTGCTACACCCTTGCCCTGCCGGTCGTCTCGCTGCCCGCCTACCACTTCTTCTCCATGTTTGGCGACGACTTCCGCTTTGTCGTCATCCTCCTCTGGTCCGCCCTGCTGCTTGGACTCCTCCTCATGATCGAGTTCTGGTTCCCGCAGTATGCCCGCTGGCGGGGGATCCCCTGGACGTGGGCCGGGATCATCTCCTGGGGGGTGCTCTTCGTACTCAACGCCGCGCTATACCGGCAGTTCTGGTTTGTGAGGGGTGTGCACCCCTACGACGTCTCCGTCTACCCCGAGGTTGCTGCTGTAGTGTTTACAAACAGCATCGCCTTCGCCCTCCTCGGGGTCATCGCCTTCCTGATCTTTCGGGAGGTGCTGGGTTCGGATGGCTGGGGGGTCTTCGGGCTTGCCGCCACGGTCTGTTGCTCCTCCTACCTCTTCTGGTCGGGAAACGCCAAGGATCACGCGCTTGTCGCCCTCCTCTTTGCCGTCGCGATCTACTTCTTCACACTCTACATATCGCGGGATAACCCGCTCTACCTCGTTATGTCGTTCATCGCCGTCGGGTGGACGGCGTTTGCGCGGCCTGAACTTGGACCCGCGCTCGCCGCAGGGTTCTTCATCTTCGGCATCATCCTTGCGGCAAAGAAGGGCCGCCGGGAGATCGGGCACGCCGTTCTCGCCGTCGCCGGCGTCCCCATCGGTGCCCTCCCACTCTTTGTAAACAACCTTGGGCTCTCCGGCAACCCACTCATCCTCCCCTGGACGGCAGGGTATGCCGTCTCCGGAGGAGAAGCCCTCCCCTCCGGCACGGAGAGTCTCTGGAGCACCCTTCTCGGGCACTACACCCTTCGCGGCGGGGGGGATAGCCTCTCCGGCCTCATCCGTACCTTCTTTGAGCCCTCAAACAGCATATCGGCCGGGTTCTTCCAGGTCTCCCCCATCTCGTTCTTCGCCATACTCCTTGCCGCTGCGGTCATCTACGCCCTCATCCGCCACAGACCGACCGGGATCGGCTCACGCGACGCAAGGCTCCTTGCGTTCTTCGCCCTCGCCGCCGCCCTCGTGATGCTCTCCTACGCCCGGTCCCTCCCCTGGATCCAGGCAAGCCCCGGGATCGTCCCCGACATGCGTTACATCTCCCCGGCCTACCTCCCCATGCTCGTCATAGGGGTGTATGCGCTCAAACACGCCGGCCTCGATGCTGACGGCGTCCGGGAAGCGCTCAGAACCCTCTTCTGGCTCGTGGTCATCGACCTCCCCCTCATATTCATCGTCCTCCAGGTCATCGCCGGCAAAAGCCCGGCAGCCCAGATCACGTTCATCACGACCCTCACACTTATCTTCCTCGCCGGCGCTGCCATACTCTACATCGCCGTTCTCGCCAGACGCGCCTCCCCACGCTCCATCGCCTACACCGTCCCGGTGCTGATGCTCCTCCCCCTCGCCTGGGAACTCGTCGTCGACTTCCGGTTCGCCACATCCTGCTGGGAGGGCTACCACTTCTGGATACCGGTGGTGCAGTACATCTGGTACATCCAGTACACCATCTTCCCGCTATAGCGGGCGGGGCTGCCGGGGGGGCATGACGCTGACAGCATTTTCAGCAGTTTTCAAGCGGAATTACAGCAGTTGCTGTCAGTGAGAAAACGTGAAATAAAGAGGCTGTACTGGAAATGCTATCATATATATTGAGATATATTATGTACAGGTAGATGTTTTCAGCAAAATTGAAAACACCCGATAGCTGTTTCTGTGACACTTTCGGACGGTTGCATACAGCTGGGTGTTCTCCGCACTGCTGTCATTCAGGGATGAAAACCCACAAAGCGGCCTCGGAATCGGTAAAAAACCTTAATGCACGCCCTGATTGATGACAGCAACTGCTGCATACGTGTTGAAATATGCTGTCTTTTGAAGCGAATTGCTGAAAGCCAGAGCACCCGCCCCGGGGGTTCAGGGACGCGGCACCCGGAGATTCCATCAGACCACCTCATCAAAGAGGACCATCGAGTTGCCGTCAGGATACGTCCCCACGATCACGATCCGGGTCGGTTCCGGCAGACGCCGGATCTCGAAATACCCCACCTTCGCCTCCAGCGGAAACTCCTCGTTCCCTGCCCCGGGGCCGCCTATCCAGCACGTGATGTTTGTGACCCGGTCAACGTCCGTCCCGCCGTGAACCATGAACGTTACGTTCTCCCCCGACCGGGTCGCCGTCGCCATCGTTATCGACGGCTCCATCGGCGGCCATATCCCGAAGACCAGCGACCCCACTATCGCCGCAAGCAGGATCACGACCACCACCATCAGGATTGTGCTCAAGACCTCCGAGACCGCATCCCCGCCATCCAGGCAAGTCATTATGATGAATATACCAGCCAATCCCATAAAAGACTGCCTGTATCGAGTCGGGCGGCGGGATGCCGCCGGCAAAAGATCCGCTCCCGCGCCTGCCGCACGAAACCGGAACGTATATCTTCGGCGTTAACGGCATAATCCTTCGTAATCACAGGATGGTGTTTTGGTGCCAAACTTCTGCCCCGAATGCGGAAACGAACTGATCAGCAAAAACGCGGAGATCTGCCCGAACTGCGGGGTCAGACTCAGAGGCTCCGGGAAGAGCCCGGGTATCGCGGCGCTCTGCTCCTTCATCTTTCCGGGTCTCGGCCAGGTCTACAACGGGGATATCGGCCGGGGATTTCTCATCCTCCTCGGGACGATTGTAGGTTCCCTCTTCTTCGTCATCCCCGGCCTGGTCGTCTTCATCTACGGCATCTACGATGCCTATGCAACAGCAAAACGGATGAACACCGGGGAGATCCCGTACCGCGAGGCAAACGCCCTGCATATGGTTCTCTTCGTCGTGCTCTGGTTCGTCGGTATTGCCGCGCTCTTCGTCATGTCCGCCATCATCGCGGCGTTCGTATTTGGGATGGCCGGGGCATACTGACGGCGGTGGGGGTCTCGTCAGGCGGTTGCCAAACAGTCACCTCCGCTCCGATGCCGCCGCAGCGCCTGCCCTTCCTGCCCCCTGAGTTCCTCCCAGCAGCGGCGGTTGTTGACGCACCCCGGGTCTGGTGCATGTAGGTCACCGAAGTATGCCCATGCACGGGCGCGGCAGCCACCGCAGACGTAGCGGTTCTCGCAGGCGGCGCAGGCGCCGGAGAGATGACTCCTGTCCCGCAGATCCTTCAGCACCTCCGAGGAGTGCCAGATCTCAATAAACGGCTTCTCCCGCACGTTCCCGACCTTGATCGGCATGAACACACAGGGCTGGATATCCCCCTCAGGTTCGATGCTGCAGTAGATCCTCCCCGCACCGCAGCCGCCGATGAAGTCGGCGAGGAGGGCCGTCCGGCCCTGGATCGCATCCCCGGCGTAGAAGTGGCCGACGGGAACCCCGCCCCTCTCCTCCTCTAGCGCCACAGAAGCAAGCTGGGGCGCTGTGGAGAGAACCTCGGGGCCGCTGCCATCACGCGTCCACGCAAGGATGCGGTGCAGCAGGTCCCTCCGCTCATCGGGAGGTATGTCCTGGTCGGCCATCTCCACCCCCCTCCCCGTCGGGATGAAGTTAAAGCACATCAACCGTTTCACACCGAGTTCGATGCAAAGTCGGTATATATCCGGGACCTGATCGTAGTTTGCCCGGGTCACCGTGGTTGCAATACAGGTGTAGAGCCCCGCCTCCACACAGTTCCGTATACCGGCGATGGTGCGGTCAAACGCCCCCGGCATCCCGCGGAAGGCATCGTGACTCGCCGCGTCCTTCCCGTCAACCGAGATCTCCACGTACTCGATGCCGGCATCACGTATCCGCCCGGCCATCTCCGGGGTGATGAGCGTCCCGTTGGTGGCAAGCGCAACATAGAGGTCGTGTTTGCGGGCGTGGGCGGCCACCTCGAAGAAGTCCTTTCGCATCAGCGGCTCCCCGCCGGAGAAGGCAATCACAACCACACCGGCATCCGCAAGTTCCTCCACCAGACGTTTTGCCTCCTCGGTATCGAGCTCACGGGGTAGCGCCTTCTGCGCATCCTGGTAACAGTGGGTGCACCTCAGGTTGCAGCGGTGGGTGAAGTCCCAGACCACCAGGAAGGGAGCGTTCACGATC from Methanoculleus receptaculi includes:
- a CDS encoding AIR synthase-related protein — protein: MDAEEIARRHLADGIPDDEIVRLLSREVISIKRNRVTPEYTEAFARAVVTEVRNSTGLSGDLFTFEPSGSTMGEFGVGSRGAGDFFAHRQIARIIGRPDVAVGVEEMDDAGAVSAGGDYIVVTVDGMHSRLSDFPFLAGFHVTRATLRDVYVMGAKPVALLSDIHVADDGDVAKVFDYTAGVTAVGEAMGVPLVTGSTLRIGGDMVLGSRMTGCVGAVGVTSHLTAREEIAPGDVLLMTEGAGGGTIATAAIYSGFPEVVEETINLHFLRACEALIGSDALAGVHAMTDVTNGGLRGDAYEMAETAGCRIVVVEDELRSLVRPNVLAMLDALEIDYLGVSLDSLLVVAPPENAAEIKQVVGSAGVAMKEIGFVEEGAAESVLMVNGRIRDFSPKFRESAYTPVKKVVDAEKRDFEEMKAGVRRAADAAIAKKERMLARLRSS
- the thiD gene encoding bifunctional hydroxymethylpyrimidine kinase/phosphomethylpyrimidine kinase, with the translated sequence MTAGRMVAACTIAGSDSGGGAGIQADLKTFVELGVFGLTVVTAVTAQNTREVRAAWPLPPEAVRTQIETVAEGFAIGAWKTGMLGNAATVRAVAESLPEGAISVIDPVMVSTSGHRLLEEDAISDLVEVLMPRASVVTPNIPEAEVLAGMRIEGVEGMAAAGWRILDLGAGAVVVKGGHLPGGEAVDILVEREGEMKVSGERYHYAVHGSGCCFSAALTACLARGMALRESFCAAREFIDTAIREAVGDAGEVRVVNPGGRFIYRR
- a CDS encoding Lrp/AsnC family transcriptional regulator, producing the protein MDEIDDAILRELQKDGRKSMAELGSMLGIAPSTVFKRIEKLKKAGIIERFTIVINQKCFENTLIVFLNIRVQPEAKSDVEEFMRDIPAVLDLYEVLEPGDFFARVRVQNISELKRDILVPLSSHPGVRDIQTIISVRRIKEQT
- a CDS encoding type IV pilin N-terminal domain-containing protein, which translates into the protein MMKFRENEDAVSPVIGVILMVAITVILAAVIAAFVFGMAGNIQTTKNVAATATQQGNDIIVTYQGGADSNSVAYLRIDVSRNAPMYYYWRGETGGTLTSTAGVPDESEWVAGKIPVGSYWTFTGTAERDHVVVAAHFSDGSDQVVLDTFV
- a CDS encoding type IV pilin N-terminal domain-containing protein, coding for MTCLDGGDAVSEVLSTILMVVVVILLAAIVGSLVFGIWPPMEPSITMATATRSGENVTFMVHGGTDVDRVTNITCWIGGPGAGNEEFPLEAKVGYFEIRRLPEPTRIVIVGTYPDGNSMVLFDEVV
- a CDS encoding zinc ribbon domain-containing protein, producing MPNFCPECGNELISKNAEICPNCGVRLRGSGKSPGIAALCSFIFPGLGQVYNGDIGRGFLILLGTIVGSLFFVIPGLVVFIYGIYDAYATAKRMNTGEIPYREANALHMVLFVVLWFVGIAALFVMSAIIAAFVFGMAGAY
- a CDS encoding radical SAM/SPASM domain-containing protein, producing the protein MSDDRIHALPAVRRLLGNPVSRSMLRFVTQDDDCGDRLTNAIRCYQGSSDGLCWRCRLAGRMVGYTLHQSSQIFGVNEDDIKKGLDEPVFVRGLKNVLEGIARYGITMPQIVNAPFLVVWDFTHRCNLRCTHCYQDAQKALPRELDTEEAKRLVEELADAGVVVIAFSGGEPLMRKDFFEVAAHARKHDLYVALATNGTLITPEMAGRIRDAGIEYVEISVDGKDAASHDAFRGMPGAFDRTIAGIRNCVEAGLYTCIATTVTRANYDQVPDIYRLCIELGVKRLMCFNFIPTGRGVEMADQDIPPDERRDLLHRILAWTRDGSGPEVLSTAPQLASVALEEERGGVPVGHFYAGDAIQGRTALLADFIGGCGAGRIYCSIEPEGDIQPCVFMPIKVGNVREKPFIEIWHSSEVLKDLRDRSHLSGACAACENRYVCGGCRARAWAYFGDLHAPDPGCVNNRRCWEELRGQEGQALRRHRSGGDCLATA